TTCCTGATGAGAGACAGGAACGTCTGGAGAATTTTCAAAGGCTCTTTCCGTCTGAGCAGTTCGTGATGTTATCTGGACTTACTGGAGAAGGAGTAGATTTGCTCAACAGCCTTTTCACAAATAGACTGAGTGTATAAACAATACCCATCAAAATAGCGATTGTTGGTCCTGCAGGGAAATCCAAGGCGTAGGCAAGAACGATTCCGGAAAATGAGCATAAAATGTTTAAGAGAACGGAAATGATCATAATATGAATCATTCTATGGGAAAACCTACAAGCAATCGATATAGGCAAAACAAGCATGCTTAGCATTAAGATAACGCCCATGATGTAAATTAGCATAACGATGGTAATTGCTGTTAAGATTAGCAAAAGAAAGTACCACGTTTGTACAGAGTAGCGACTGAGCATCATGTATTTCTCATCGAAACATAAGGCGAGAAATCGTGTATGGCAGAGCGCTACAGTTGCCAGAACAATAACGTCTAATATCCCCAAACTATAGAGATCTCCGGTGGTTACCCAAAGAATATTCCCAAAAAGGAAATTCACTAACTCTGAATTAAAAGCCGGTAATTGAGAGATAAAGATAATCCCAATCGCCATCCCTACAGACCAAATCATAGCAATGAGGGCATCCTCTCTTTCTTGATACTTGAGATGAATTTTCCCAATGCAGATTGCGAGGATTATTGCTCCGATTACCGCTCCGTACATGGGAGAAAACTCAAGATTTAGCCGGTATTGGATCCATAAGGTGAGACCAATCCCTCCTAAAATAGAGTGGGAGATACTCCCACTAATAGAAACGATGCGTTTGACTACGATATATGTTCCTACAACGCCCCCAGCGATAGAGGCTCCTAAAGCTGCAAGTAACGATGGGAGAAGTAACGCTGGGAGGATATGATCAAAAAAAGAAATCATAGATCAACCTTTTTGTCGAAAGAATCACAGCAAAACTCTTGAGGTATCGTTGGGGTATTTGTGAGTGTTGTTAGAGTTCTACTCATATAAAATACTTTATTGAAGTGACTAGTTGTATGATGTAAATCATGGGTGATCATGAGAATTGTACAGCGATCATTAAGTTCTGAGAGAATCTGTAGAATGCGTTGTTGATTTTCAGGATCGATATTTGCTGTAGGTTCATCAAGAATGAGTAATTTAGGATGAGATGCCAGAGCTCTAGCCAGGAGTACTCTTTGTATCTGTCCTCCAGATAGGTGAGAAAAGCACCTATCCTTATGGTGTAAAAGACCTACTGTTTCTAGGGCTTGCTCAGCAAATTCATGATCGCATTTAGCATATTTCCCATGCCAGCGAAGAAAAGAAAGTCTTCCTGATAGCACAACCTCTTTTACAGAAATGGGGAAGGAAAAGTCGTAGGAGAAGTGCTGGGGGACCCAACCAATGGTTAACTCGGATTCTTTTTTACATGTAGAAAATGTTTTTAGAGTTCCTAGTGTAGGTTTTAATAACTTTAGCATGAGCATAGCTAAGGTTGTTTTCCCTCCACCATTGGGGCCTATAATACCGACAAAGTCTCCTTCATGAATCATGAAGGAGACTTTATTGATGATCCAGGGGCTTTTCGGTCCATAACGGAAAGAAAGATCCTTAACAAGTATTTGTACTGTCATAAATTAGCAAGGGTTGTTGCTATGGTTTTCAGGTTATTTATAACGTGTTCTTCATAGGGATCTAAGTTTACTGTATCCATGTGGAAGCGTTCAGCAAGCATAGCGCTACTACGCTTACCGGCATGACGAAGTAAAATCATAGAAGAAATCCCATGCTCTCGAATACTTTGAGCCGTGCGGATAACATCTTTTGGAGAGGGGTCAGCATGATTGCTCTTTTCAACAACATGTTGGAAAAAATTGTAATCTCTGCAGAAATAACCAAAGGCTCCATGTGCGACTAAAATATGACGCTGCTTAGCAGCAGAGGTGATTTCCTGAATCTCTATATCTAAAGCTTCTAGAGTTTTAAGTAGCTTTTCTCCGTTATTTTGATATAGCGCGGTATGTTCTGGAAAATGCAAACATAGAGCTTCTACAATAGAGGCGACTTGTATTTTTAAATTTTTCGGACTTAGCCAGGTGTGGGTATCAAAGCTGTGAAAGTGCTGTGCGCATCCCGTATACCCAGGAATGACTTGAACATTTTTATTGAGATCTACTTGAGGACAAGAAACATTTTTTTCACAGGCCTTCTCGAAATTCTCTCCCATACGAAACCAAAGTTGCGCACGAAGAAGTTTTTCCATATGACGGGGAGATAATTCATAGGTATGAGGATCATAGTTATTAGTAACTATAGAGCATACCTCACAAGTATCCCCCGCTATCTGTTCAACAAGGAACTTATAAGGAACTATACTAACGAGAACATGTTTGTGTTCTAGTTTAGAGTCTCCAAAAGCGTGTGAACAGCAAAAGAAGAACAAAAGAAAGATATATATTCTACGCATGATCTAAATAGATTGATGAACGCAGCCATTATCCTATTGACCCGCAATTTTAATAAAGAATGAATTCAAAATAGCTTTGTAGATTTTTTAAACATTCTTTGCATTTAGACGAATCTTGATAAAAATGGACACATTGAGATATCTTCAGATCAAGTTTTTCGAAAGAATATCCTTATTTGGCTAGTGGAGAGGTGTCCGAGTGGCTTAAGGAGCACGCTTGGAAAGCGTGTGTGCGTTAACGCGTACCGAGGGTTCGAATCCCTCTCTCTCCGTCAACTTTCTAAAAATCTATTCTTCCCCACAACACCAGTTTGTTAACTAAAAATAAAAGTTGAGAAATATCCTTTTCTATTTTTTATTCTTGTATATCAAGAATATTTGCTTTAATGTGTTCTGATTTTTCAATTCTCTAGAACCTTTAAACGTGTGAATCTTTGCTGTTTAGACGAAAAAAAGTTTTTAGAACCTGCTCGAGTTAATACTTGCGAAGGGAGTTGTGTTCATTTCTGTTCTTAAAGATTTTCTTTAGGAATATGTTAACTTCTTCTCTCTTGCGTAAACGTGTGTATATGTAGGGAGGAAACCTTTGGAAGAAGACTTTTTCAAACTCATTCTAATCACCGATAGACAAAACATCCCTATGGAGGAATACCTGGACTTTGTATCCGCTTGCGTGCAATCGGGAGTGACTGCAGTTCAACTTCGTGAAAAGGGACTTTCGCATAGGGAGCTTCTAAGTTTTGGAGGAGCATTAAAATCCATTTTAGACCCTTTGGATATCCCTTTAATTGTTAGCGATAGCGTATCTGTATGTTTAGATTTGGATGCTTCAGGTGTCCATTTAGGACAAACAGATGGGGATGTTATAGAAGCTAGAGAGCTTCTAGGCCCTGATAAAATTATAGGATGGAATGTCCATACTCTTGATCAGCTGCTCAACGCTAATACTTTACCCATTGATTATTTAGGATTAAGTGCGTTGTTTGCGACTGAGAATAAGCCTGAAGCTACTGATCTTTGGGGTTTTTCTGGTTTAGAGCAAGCCGTTTCTCTATGTGAACACCCTATAGTTGCCGTTGGCGGTATTGATGAAAGTAATGCCGGAAATGTTGTAGAAGCTGGTGCTGCGGGGATTGCCGCTATAGGCGCATTCCATTCTGCGCACAATCCAGGTTTAGCAACAAAAGCACTAAGAGAAATTGTTGATAGGGGACTTAGATGCTAGAGCAGATGTATGAAGCATTGCAACGTTTAAGAAAGGAAAAGCCTGTAATTTTAAATATTACAAACTACGTTTCTATGGATTTCCTCGCCAATTGCTTTCTAGCTATTGGAGCATCACCTATTATGAGTGTCTCTGATTTAGAGTTGGAAGAGTTAATAGGACTGAGTTCTGCGGTTTATCTGAACATTGGGACTTTAGATCATCTATTTATCCAAAGATCTTACAGAGCAGTAGATATTGCTATCAGGCAAAACAAGCCGATAATTTTTGATCCGGTAGGTTCAGGGACGACAAAAATTAGAACAGAGGTTTCCCATCATCTTCTTGCCCACTCTACGATTGTTCGAGGAAATGCTAGTAAGATTCTTTCTTTCGGAGATCTTTCTATAAAAACACGTGGTGTAGATTCTGCTAACACCACGCATGATGCTAAAGAAACAGCAATTGCTTTAGCTAATGAATGTTTATGTGGTTGTGCTATTGCTGTTACCGGCGCTGTAGATTTTATTACTGATGGGAAGCGTAGTGCAACTATAGAGCTGGGAGATCCGTTAATGTCTCATGTTACGGGCATGGGGTGTTCTTTAACAGGAGTCCTTGCTGCGTTTAGATCAGTAATTGACGATTCTTTTGAAGCTGCACGATTAGGTGTAGAATACTTCTCTCTTTGTGGCATGTTGGCTCGTGAGCGTTGTGAAGGTCCTGGGCTATTCAAAGCCTATTTTCTTGATGAACTCTACGCTGCGGACTTTGATAGAATGCGTCGTTATTACGAGCAATAGAAGTTTTAAGCAGTCTACTCTTTAGAACGCATTCTCGTTCTATCTTTAGTTTTGTAATTGAGAACCTATGTAGGTTCTACAATTACAAAACAAGTTATCTAGAACAAATCCTTAGCTTACTAGCCCTAGAAGATCATACGTGCGCCGCAGTTGGCTATTTGTGTTAACGAAGACATTCCAGCATCTACAGTATAGGTACCATAGAGTGTCCAGTATGGTCCTAGATAGATTTGTGAACTACACTCCATTCTTCCTGTGTTTCTTGCAGGAATTACACTAGAAACTTCACCAGTTTGTCCTGTGGAATTAATTCTGTAAGTACATTCAGGATGATTTCTATAAATCACAGGAACATAAGCAACAGAGAGCTTGTTGTACATCAGGATATCGTGATGTAATAAAGCTCCTTCAAAGACGAAACCTAAAGGTGTAGCTAGGTTTCTATAAGCGAAAGAGTTGAATGTTCTAGGATCGTAGTCAACTTCTGTAAATTGCTTTTGACGTACTCCTGTATATTCTGCTTCTGAGTAGAAGGAGAATCTTGTCGTCGAGTTATGAGAAGGCTCTTTTAAATCAAGAACGATACGAATATCAAATAACCAGCCGAGATCTTCCCAATTTCCAAGATTGCGCTCTTGAATGGTTGGGTAGTAGGTGGTTGTATCGTGCTTCATATAGCCATAAGTCACCAACCCTTGGAAAAGTATGGGGCGAGGAGCTTTTGTTTGTCTATGAGGTAAATAGAAGGATCTACCCGCATATAACGTTCCTTGGAAAGAGTGATCGGAACCTTTATGCTTGTATTGCCCAGCAGTCTTTTCAGATTTAGCATGTCCGAAGACTTGGCTAAATGAAGCTCCTAGAATAAACTCAGGGCGTGGTTTAGCATCTATAGCGAGTGAGTAGCCACGGCTATGGTAAGAGAAGGATCTTGCCTCTTCTCCTTCATCTTTTTGTAAGAAGGATCCGATACCGCATAACCAAAGGTTATTGTAAGCAGCGTCGTCAAACCGTGCGTTATTAAGCATGTTGTTGACGATACCCTGTTTTACGGCAATCAGGGAGTTTTGAGAACCGAGAATAGAGTTCACATAGAAGTAATTGTCACGAGGAATATAGACCCAGCGACGGTATTCTTCAAACTTCCAGTTAGCTTGTAGCTTGCCATTTGTATTTGTTGTATCTAGTGTCCAGGTACCAATATAACCTTTTTTAGGTTTGGTATCCCCAGCTAAAGTTAGATCAGAAATCTCTACCTTGCTAGAGTCTGGGAGTTTCAATAACTCAATTTGACGATCTTGACCTAAGTCAGGATTTTGGTAGAAGACTCCCGAAGGATCGATAAGGGTCAGTATTCCTGTTAGATAGATTTTTTCCTGATTTACATCAGGTTGAGCTTTATTCGCTTGTACAAGCGCTTTCTTCTCACCTTTTTGACCTTTAGGTCCTGCTACTCGCGTAGGCTCCACGCCTAATTTCAAAGCAGGAGGGGAAGCAGCGTTGCCGTCTTGGGCAAGAACCTCACTAAAATCAATAGTAAGGTTATTAATTGCTATACCTCCGGTCGTTCCGCCGCTACCACCTGTAGGTTTTCGTGTGGATAATATGGATCCTGGTCCCATAACGAGAGAAGATCCAGCTTTCTGATCAAAGGAAATAACATTCAACTCTGCATTTTTTCCTAATACTAATGTCCCGCTGTGTAAAACAGCCTTTTGAGGAATGAAGGACTTATGCTCATGAAGCTCTCCGGAGAATAGTATGGTTCCCGTGTAGCTTGATGGAGTCCCTGGAGATGAAGAGGGGGCTTTGTTGATGTCTAGAGTATTGTAACCACTAGTTTTAGATGTTGTGATGTTTACAGCATCATAGAAATTGATGGATTGATTTTCAGCAGCATTAAGAGTGAGCTTAACTTTCCCTGCTATACTACAAAAAGACGTGGCGTCTTGCTGTGCTGTAGGTAGGCATTGGTTGTTTTTAAATGTGATGTTACCACTTAAAGCTGTAAGATTAAGCACAGCATCATCACTGCCGCTAGCAGGTTCTCCATAAATTGCAGCGCCTAAGTTTTTAACAGAAGCTGTTTGATTTGATCCTTGAGTGTTTGTTGCTGGAGTTTGTGCTAAGGTGACCTTGTTATTCAGGAACGACACAGACGCAGAAGCTGTAATGTCTGCCTGTTTTGTGAAATAAATCGCACTACCATCGTTTGCAGAACTATTGTTGGAGAAGTTCATGTATCCTTTTGGAATGGATAGGGTAGCTGCGTAGATAGTTCCACGATTTTTAGCTATGTTTTCTTCAAAGTAACAGTAGGAGGAATCGGTAAATTCTACCTTGCCGTCTGAACCGTTTGTGCTATTTTTACAGCCGATTGCCGAGCCATTTTCTGCCGAGTTGCCTTGGAAAAATAGTGCTTGGTTTCCTGTGAATGTAACGCTAGTTGTTCCTGCAATAGCCCCACCAAAGGTTCCCTTTGGAGTGATTTGTAGAGCTGACCCAGAAGACTCTGATGGAGTGCATAAGGCTGAGTTATTAACAAAGTAGATCGATTGAGAACAATTTTCAATCGTCACAGCAGGAGCATAGATAGCCCCACCTGCTACCTGGCCTGTTGTTGCACATCGTTTTGTAGTTGCAGAGTTTTCTGAGAAGGTTAGCTTCCCTTTGCTATTTTGTAGTTTAAAGGAGGTCTTAGCATAGATAGCCCCACCTTGAACATTAGGATCTGTAGGAGAATTATTAGTTGAGAGAGTCGCATTTTTATCAATGGCTTGGTTCCCAGAGAATGTACAATCCCCGACTAATTCTTTTAAGATAAGTTCTTCAGCATAGATAGCACCGCCAATAATGTCTGTAGGAACAGTAGTATTGTTACCAGACTCTGTTTTTACAGCTGAGGTAGTCTCTGCTTTGTTATTGCTTACAGTGAATTCTTCAGGAAGATTTGTGCAGGTAAGTTTTTTCGCATAGATAGCGCCGCCAGCTTCTTTTGCCGTATTTCCTGAGATATTTGAAACTTCAACACCATCAAGAGTCAATTCTTCTGTAAAGTAGAGACCTCCACCAAATTTTCCTGCGGAATTTCCTGAGATATTTAAATGATCAAGACGGGAGATTTTTCCTTTTTTACCGTAAACACCCCCACCATTTTCTGAGGCAGCGTTTTTCGTAACGTTTGTTGTAACGATGAAGTCAACTTTGAAATCCAAATCATCTGGATTAGCTTGTCCAGCAGAACCAACAGCACCATTTGCAGGTATCTCTTGTGTACAAAGACCAGCACCATTTTTAGCTTGGTTTTGATCAATATCAATTAACTCAAGATTGGTGAAGGAGGCTTTCTTAGTGTAAACACCCCCGCCATGTTCCGTAGCTGTATTTCCAGTAATCACAGCACTTCCAAATACAGGACCTGTAGTTGTCGTAGAGGAAGAGTCTGGATTAGGGACGGTAAAAGTAAGCTCTTTGGGAATGTGGGCTCCGCCACCACTTTTGCTGGAGGTGTTGTTTATCAAACAAAAGCTCTCTAAATTTGATAAGTTTAGAGATTTCTCCGCAGCGAGGCAGAGACCCCCACCATTTTCTTCGGCAACGTTACCCTTAAAGAGTGTTTTCCCTGTAAGGTTGGAGAATGTCACATCGCTTTCACAGTAGAGTCCACCACCGGATTTTTTTGAGGTGTTTGTGGTGAATTGTATTCTATGAGAATTTTCACATGTGAGAGTGCCTTTAACATAGGCGCCCCCACCATGATCTGTAGCTTGGTTATTTAGGAATTCTAAAATTGAAGTAATCTTAGATACGCTAAGGTTTTTCTCAACATAGAGACCTCCACCTTTTCCCAAAGGAGGCGTATCAGCAGGTGCAGATTGCTGGGCTGCTGACTGAGAGGAAGCCGCGCCAGTAGCAGCAGAAGCAACAACAGCTTTTTCTTTGGAGGGTATAGTGAGGGTAATGTCGTAGTTGCCAGCTCTGTTAGCTCCAAAATATGCTTGAGATAGGTTTGTGAGCGTTATGTCTCCTAAGCAGTAAATGCCTCCACCACCGGTTTTCCCGTTATTACCGTTAAACTGAGTGAGGGTAGAGGAATCGCTTATTGTAAGATTCTCTTTTGCATAAATGGCACCTCCTTGTGCATCCGCGGAGTTGCTTTGGAATTTTAAATTAGCCACTTTGTCGATGGAGATCGCTTTATTTCCATAAATCGCTCCTCCAGATCCTGTGGCAGTATTTAATATGAACAGGGTATCTTCAGAACCATCATGAATCGTAATGGTATCTAAACCGAAAATGGCGCCCCCACATCCTTTGATAGTAGTGTCTTTTACATCTGGAGCGGCAGCTGGTGCACTGGAAGAAGCAAGAATACTGGAAACTTTAGGAGCCGCTGGCGTTGCAGCAGCTTTTGCTTTTTTCGTTGTTTCGATTTGCTCTTTGATGGTGTCAATAATATGAGGGAATTCTGCAGAGTTTTTCCTGAAAGTCATATCTTTGTAAGTAGAGATGACAATGGCGCCTTGAGCGAAGATGGCACCGCCGTTTCCTGCAGTTTCTGTTGTATATGTAGGGAGCGTAGGAGTTTGAGATCCTGCATCCGCCTTGTTTGTTTGTGCGATATATCCAGGAGAGATGCTTCGTAAACTAGAGGGAGAGGTTCCATCTGGAGTTGCTGGTTGAATAGGGATTAGAGGAACAGGAACGCGCGCAGCGTTATTTGTAAATTCAATAGAATTCAGGATATGTTGAATTGTCAGTGTAGAATCTGTAAATAGAGCGCCCCCAGCTTCTTGAGATAGGTTATCTTTAAAGGTAACATTTTCTAATCCATCAAAAGATATAGGACCTTTGGAGTATACTGCTCCTCCTTTTCCTGTCATTTTGATTAGAGAGCAGGAGATAGATCCTGGATTTCCCGCGTGGGTAATAAATG
The Chlamydia caviae GPIC genome window above contains:
- a CDS encoding metal ABC transporter permease, producing the protein MISFFDHILPALLLPSLLAALGASIAGGVVGTYIVVKRIVSISGSISHSILGGIGLTLWIQYRLNLEFSPMYGAVIGAIILAICIGKIHLKYQEREDALIAMIWSVGMAIGIIFISQLPAFNSELVNFLFGNILWVTTGDLYSLGILDVIVLATVALCHTRFLALCFDEKYMMLSRYSVQTWYFLLLILTAITIVMLIYIMGVILMLSMLVLPISIACRFSHRMIHIMIISVLLNILCSFSGIVLAYALDFPAGPTIAILMGIVYTLSLFVKRLLSKSTPSPVSPDNITNCSDGKSL
- a CDS encoding metal ABC transporter ATP-binding protein, which gives rise to MTVQILVKDLSFRYGPKSPWIINKVSFMIHEGDFVGIIGPNGGGKTTLAMLMLKLLKPTLGTLKTFSTCKKESELTIGWVPQHFSYDFSFPISVKEVVLSGRLSFLRWHGKYAKCDHEFAEQALETVGLLHHKDRCFSHLSGGQIQRVLLARALASHPKLLILDEPTANIDPENQQRILQILSELNDRCTILMITHDLHHTTSHFNKVFYMSRTLTTLTNTPTIPQEFCCDSFDKKVDL
- a CDS encoding metal ABC transporter solute-binding protein, Zn/Mn family; amino-acid sequence: MRRIYIFLLFFFCCSHAFGDSKLEHKHVLVSIVPYKFLVEQIAGDTCEVCSIVTNNYDPHTYELSPRHMEKLLRAQLWFRMGENFEKACEKNVSCPQVDLNKNVQVIPGYTGCAQHFHSFDTHTWLSPKNLKIQVASIVEALCLHFPEHTALYQNNGEKLLKTLEALDIEIQEITSAAKQRHILVAHGAFGYFCRDYNFFQHVVEKSNHADPSPKDVIRTAQSIREHGISSMILLRHAGKRSSAMLAERFHMDTVNLDPYEEHVINNLKTIATTLANL
- the thiE gene encoding thiamine phosphate synthase; the protein is MEEDFFKLILITDRQNIPMEEYLDFVSACVQSGVTAVQLREKGLSHRELLSFGGALKSILDPLDIPLIVSDSVSVCLDLDASGVHLGQTDGDVIEARELLGPDKIIGWNVHTLDQLLNANTLPIDYLGLSALFATENKPEATDLWGFSGLEQAVSLCEHPIVAVGGIDESNAGNVVEAGAAGIAAIGAFHSAHNPGLATKALREIVDRGLRC
- the thiM gene encoding hydroxyethylthiazole kinase produces the protein MLEQMYEALQRLRKEKPVILNITNYVSMDFLANCFLAIGASPIMSVSDLELEELIGLSSAVYLNIGTLDHLFIQRSYRAVDIAIRQNKPIIFDPVGSGTTKIRTEVSHHLLAHSTIVRGNASKILSFGDLSIKTRGVDSANTTHDAKETAIALANECLCGCAIAVTGAVDFITDGKRSATIELGDPLMSHVTGMGCSLTGVLAAFRSVIDDSFEAARLGVEYFSLCGMLARERCEGPGLFKAYFLDELYAADFDRMRRYYEQ
- a CDS encoding polymorphic outer membrane protein middle domain-containing protein; its protein translation is MKWLSATAVFAAVLPSITVFSEPVSKELNSSYRGSGFSLSDSQSNNFTQTTENYTGTTYIISGNVSFTTFTNIPIPKPMPPLQPSEPESSSGGSDGSDSSASTKQQQATAQISFLQPREKLYLSILQNLSSSSCAHFSRLHQGNIDLSNLTSARPYALSFPIATTTTTADSVTSTPTPKGGGAFYNDQGGPLSFITHAGNPGSISCSLIKMTGKGGAVYSKGPISFDGLENVTFKDNLSQEAGGALFTDSTLTIQHILNSIEFTNNAARVPVPLIPIQPATPDGTSPSSLRSISPGYIAQTNKADAGSQTPTLPTYTTETAGNGGAIFAQGAIVISTYKDMTFRKNSAEFPHIIDTIKEQIETTKKAKAAATPAAPKVSSILASSSAPAAAPDVKDTTIKGCGGAIFGLDTITIHDGSEDTLFILNTATGSGGAIYGNKAISIDKVANLKFQSNSADAQGGAIYAKENLTISDSSTLTQFNGNNGKTGGGGIYCLGDITLTNLSQAYFGANRAGNYDITLTIPSKEKAVVASAATGAASSQSAAQQSAPADTPPLGKGGGLYVEKNLSVSKITSILEFLNNQATDHGGGAYVKGTLTCENSHRIQFTTNTSKKSGGGLYCESDVTFSNLTGKTLFKGNVAEENGGGLCLAAEKSLNLSNLESFCLINNTSSKSGGGAHIPKELTFTVPNPDSSSTTTTGPVFGSAVITGNTATEHGGGVYTKKASFTNLELIDIDQNQAKNGAGLCTQEIPANGAVGSAGQANPDDLDFKVDFIVTTNVTKNAASENGGGVYGKKGKISRLDHLNISGNSAGKFGGGLYFTEELTLDGVEVSNISGNTAKEAGGAIYAKKLTCTNLPEEFTVSNNKAETTSAVKTESGNNTTVPTDIIGGAIYAEELILKELVGDCTFSGNQAIDKNATLSTNNSPTDPNVQGGAIYAKTSFKLQNSKGKLTFSENSATTKRCATTGQVAGGAIYAPAVTIENCSQSIYFVNNSALCTPSESSGSALQITPKGTFGGAIAGTTSVTFTGNQALFFQGNSAENGSAIGCKNSTNGSDGKVEFTDSSYCYFEENIAKNRGTIYAATLSIPKGYMNFSNNSSANDGSAIYFTKQADITASASVSFLNNKVTLAQTPATNTQGSNQTASVKNLGAAIYGEPASGSDDAVLNLTALSGNITFKNNQCLPTAQQDATSFCSIAGKVKLTLNAAENQSINFYDAVNITTSKTSGYNTLDINKAPSSSPGTPSSYTGTILFSGELHEHKSFIPQKAVLHSGTLVLGKNAELNVISFDQKAGSSLVMGPGSILSTRKPTGGSGGTTGGIAINNLTIDFSEVLAQDGNAASPPALKLGVEPTRVAGPKGQKGEKKALVQANKAQPDVNQEKIYLTGILTLIDPSGVFYQNPDLGQDRQIELLKLPDSSKVEISDLTLAGDTKPKKGYIGTWTLDTTNTNGKLQANWKFEEYRRWVYIPRDNYFYVNSILGSQNSLIAVKQGIVNNMLNNARFDDAAYNNLWLCGIGSFLQKDEGEEARSFSYHSRGYSLAIDAKPRPEFILGASFSQVFGHAKSEKTAGQYKHKGSDHSFQGTLYAGRSFYLPHRQTKAPRPILFQGLVTYGYMKHDTTTYYPTIQERNLGNWEDLGWLFDIRIVLDLKEPSHNSTTRFSFYSEAEYTGVRQKQFTEVDYDPRTFNSFAYRNLATPLGFVFEGALLHHDILMYNKLSVAYVPVIYRNHPECTYRINSTGQTGEVSSVIPARNTGRMECSSQIYLGPYWTLYGTYTVDAGMSSLTQIANCGARMIF